The following proteins come from a genomic window of Malus sylvestris chromosome 4, drMalSylv7.2, whole genome shotgun sequence:
- the LOC126620067 gene encoding BTB/POZ domain-containing protein At3g08570-like, giving the protein MGMVSENPFSFSNRSPTPKLCSSFTTRIFSDVAGDITIVVDGESFLLHKFPLVSRSGKIRKMVADTKDSSAKLELLDIPGGAQAFELAMKFCYGINFEITTVNVAHLRCAAEYLEMTEDYRDENLIARTETYLSEVVVESLEKSVEVLATCETLPSIAEEVEIPSRCVEAIAMNACKEQLASGLSMLSCGGESTELKSDRLEWWVEDLSILRIDYYQRVICAMTRLGVRPDSIFASLMHFAQASLKGIGKCQIWNPGKVKPIAGMAEHDQKTVVETLVSLMPTEKSCSVPLSFMFGMLRMAIMVDATIACRLELERRIALRLEMVSIDDLLIPSIQAGGSLYDVDTVHRILVNFLQRIEEEEESEDCGYESEGLGSPSHGSLLKVGKLIDSYLAEIAPDPYLSLPKFIAMIEILPDYARVIDDGIYRAVDIYLKVHSMITEQECKKLCKFINCQKLSQEACNHAAQNDRLPVKMTVQVLYFEQLRLKNALSGSSGDGFPSQRISSGVPSAAMSPRDNYASLRRENRELKLEISRMRVRLSELEKEQLFMKQGMMDKTGHGKTFLTSLSKGIGRIGIFNGQAGGKPKKSGRKSRGSEGKTGRSKRYSVS; this is encoded by the exons ATGGGGATGGTTTCTGaaaaccctttttctttttcaaaccgCTCTCCAACTCCTAAGCTCTGCAGTTCCTTCACCACTCG TATCTTTTCAGATGTTGCCGGGGACATTACAATCGTCGTGGATGGAGAGTCTTTCTTGCTGCATAAG TTTCCACTGGTGTCTAGAAGTGGAAAGATTCGGAAAATGGTTGCAGACACCAAGGATTCATCGGCAAAATTGGAGCTCCTCGACATACCAGGAGGGGCGCAGGCATTTGAACTCGCAATGAAATTCTGTTATGGCATAAACTTTGAGATCACAACTGTAAATGTAGCCCATCTGCGTTGCGCTGCAGAGTACTTGGAAATGACTGAAGACTACAGGGATGAAAACCTCATTGCACGAACGGAGACTTATCTGAGTGAAGTTGTAGTTGAGAGTCTCGAAAAGTCGGTAGAAGTCCTTGCCACGTGTGAGACGCTACCTTCTATAGCGGAGGAGGTTGAAATTCCTAGTAGATGTGTGGAGGCTATTGCCATGAATGCTTGCAAGGAACAATTAGCATCAGGGTTGTCAATGTTAAGTTGTGGCGGTGAGTCTACAGAGCTTAAGAGTGATCGTCTTGAGTGGTGGGTTGAAGATCTCTCGATTCTGAGGATCGATTATTATCAAAGGGTTATATGTGCtatgacaagactaggtgttCGACCGGATAGCATTTTTGCATCTTTGATGCATTTTGCTCAAGCATCCTTGAAGGGAATCGGAAAATGTCAAATTTGGAATCCAGGAAAAGTGAAGCCAATTGCTGGCATGGCAGAACATGACCAGAAAACCGTTGTGGAAACCCTCGTTAGCTTAATGCCAACAGAGAAAAGTTGTTCGGTGCcattgagttttatgtttggaATGCTGAGAATGGCAATAATGGTGGATGCAACAATAGCCTGCAGGCTTGAGCTCGAAAGGAGGATTGCTTTACGGTTGGAAATGGTTTCGATTGATGATCTCCTTATACCCTCAATCCAAGCAGGGGGTTCGTTGTATGATGTTGACACCGTTCATCGAATACTGGTGAATTTTCTGCAGCggattgaggaagaagaagaaagcgaAGATTGTGGATATGAGTCCGAAGGCCTTGGTTCTCCGAGTCATGGTTCATTATTGAAAGTTGGAAAGCTTATTGACTCATATCTAGCTGAAATTGCTCCTGATCCTTACCTGAGCTTACCAAAATTCATTGCCATGATTGAAATACTGCCCGATTATGCACGTGTGATTGATGACGGGATTTACAGGGCGGTGGATATATATTTGAAG GTTCATTCAATGATCACTGAACAAGAATGCAAGAAGCTGTGCAAGTTCATAAACTGCCAAAAGCTCTCTCAAGAAGCCTGCAATCACGCTGCACAAAACGATAGACTCCCAGTCAAGATGACAGTGCAAGTCCTGTACTTCGAGCAGCTCCGCTTGAAGAATGCATTGTCTGGAAGCTCAGGAGACGGGTTCCCCTCGCAGAGAATAAGCAGTGGTGTGCCAAGCGCAGCCATGTCCCCTCGAGACAACTATGCTTCGTTAAGGAGAGAAAACCGAGAACTGAAGCTGGAGATTTCGAGAATGAGAGTGAGGCTGAGTGAATTGGAGAAAGAGCAGTTGTTTATGAAACAAGGAATGATGGATAAAACAGGACACGGGAAGACTTTCTTGACCTCACTCTCTAAAGGGATCGGAAGGATTGGGATTTTTAATGGCCAAGCGGGAGGCAAACCGAAGAAATCAGGTCGGAAGTCCCGGGGATCTGAGGGGAAAACTGGTAGGAGTAAAAGATATTCTGTTTCCTAG
- the LOC126617649 gene encoding acid phosphatase 1-like isoform X2, translating to MRTHEAFVLLFLALLSKATSVKPCPRPSLPQSDSNFCLSWRLAVETNNMRGWRTVPIQCFRYVETYMIGGQYERDINVIVGQILSYAIGIALSNDGMDAWILDVDDTCLSNLFYYKSKRYGCDPFDSSGFKAWARTGGCPAVPGMLGLFSKLVNSGFKVFMVTGRDEETLGQITTANLHDQGFVGYERLILRTPVYKGQSAVVYKSNVRKQLVEQGYRIWGNIGDQWTDLQGDCVGNRTFKLPNPMYFVP from the exons ATG CGGACCCACGAGGCGTTTGTTCTTCTGTTTCTGGCCTTACTCTCCAAGGCAACTAGTGTGAAGCCTTGCCCCAGGCCAAGCCTGCCGCAGTCCGACAGCAACTTCTGTTTGAGTTGGAGACTGGCGGTGGAGACCAACAATATGCGTGGGTGGCGCACGGTGCCAATTCAGTGCTTTCGCTACGTCGAAACTTACATGATCGGAGGTCAGTATGAACGGGACATCAATGTTATCGTTGGCCAAATTCTTAGCTATGCGATTGGAATAGCTTTATCTAATGATGGCATGGATGCTTGGATTTTGGACGTGGATGACACTTGCTTATCTAATCTCTTCTACTACAAGAGCAAGCGATACGG GTGCGATCCTTTTGATTCATCTGGGTTCAAGGCATGGGCAAGGACTGGAGGGTGCCCAGCAGTTCCTGGTATGCTGGGACTTTTTAGCAAGCTGGTGAATAGTGGGTTTAAGGTGTTCATGGTCACAGGAAGAGATGAAGAGACCCTAGGCCAAATTACTACCGCAAACTTGCATGATCAGGGATTTGTTGGTTATGAACGGCTAATTTTGAG GACTCCAGTTTACAAAGGGCAGAGCGCAGTTGTGTACAAATCAAACGTTCGGAAGCAATTGGTAGAACAAGGTTACAGAATTTGGGGAAATATAGGAGACCAGTGGACTGATCTTCAAGGAGATTGTGTTGGCAACCGCACTTTTAAGCTTCCAAATCCCATGTACTTTGTCCCTTAA
- the LOC126620068 gene encoding V-type proton ATPase subunit E2-like, which yields MNDADVSKQIQQMVRFIRQEAEEKANEISVSAEEEFNIEKLQIVEAEKKKIRQEYDRKAKQVDVKKKIEYSMQLNASRIKVLQAQDDIVNSMKESAGKDLLKVADGKKAYKKLLKDLIVQSLLRLKEPAVLLRCREVDKKVVESVLEEAKKAYADKANVPAPKITVDDRVFLPPPPKSGDSHEPYCSGGVVVASQDGKIVCENTLDARLDVVYRQKLPEIRKRLLG from the exons ATGAACGATGCAGATGTGTCGAAGCAGATTCAGCAGATGGTCAGATTCATTCGCCAAGAGGCCGAAGAGAAAGCCAATGAGATTTCTGTCTCTGCTGAGGAG GAGtttaacattgagaaattgcaAATAGTTGAagctgaaaagaaaaagatcagaCAAGAGTATGACCGCAAGGCAAAGCAGGTGGACGTCAAAAAGAAAAT AGAATACTCGATGCAATTGAACGCGTCGCGTATAAAAGTTCTTCAAGCGCAAGATGACATTGTAAATTCCATGAAAGAATCTGCTGGCAAGGATCTTCTCAAAGTTGCTGATGGCAAGAAGGCATACAAGAAGCTCCTCAAAGACTTGATTGTTCAG AGTTTACTGCGGCTAAAGGAGCCAGCAGTGTTGCTGAGGTGCAGAGAGGTTGACAAAAAGGTTGTTGAGTCTGTGTTGGAGGAAGCAAAGAAAGCTTATGCTGATAAAGCCAATGTTCCTGCCCCCAAAATCACCGTCGACGATCGTGTGTTTCTCCCACCTCCTCCGAAGAGTGGCGATTCCCACGAACCCTATTG TTCTGGTGGAGTGGTGGTGGCCTCCCAAGACGGGAAGATTGTTTGCGAAAACACCCTTGATGCGCGGTTGGATGTCGTGTACAGACAGAAACTGCCTGAG ATTCGGAAGCGCCTTTTAGGTTAA
- the LOC126617649 gene encoding acid phosphatase 1-like isoform X1, translated as MNIRAMMQRTHEAFVLLFLALLSKATSVKPCPRPSLPQSDSNFCLSWRLAVETNNMRGWRTVPIQCFRYVETYMIGGQYERDINVIVGQILSYAIGIALSNDGMDAWILDVDDTCLSNLFYYKSKRYGCDPFDSSGFKAWARTGGCPAVPGMLGLFSKLVNSGFKVFMVTGRDEETLGQITTANLHDQGFVGYERLILRTPVYKGQSAVVYKSNVRKQLVEQGYRIWGNIGDQWTDLQGDCVGNRTFKLPNPMYFVP; from the exons ATGAATATTAGAGCAATGATGCAGCGGACCCACGAGGCGTTTGTTCTTCTGTTTCTGGCCTTACTCTCCAAGGCAACTAGTGTGAAGCCTTGCCCCAGGCCAAGCCTGCCGCAGTCCGACAGCAACTTCTGTTTGAGTTGGAGACTGGCGGTGGAGACCAACAATATGCGTGGGTGGCGCACGGTGCCAATTCAGTGCTTTCGCTACGTCGAAACTTACATGATCGGAGGTCAGTATGAACGGGACATCAATGTTATCGTTGGCCAAATTCTTAGCTATGCGATTGGAATAGCTTTATCTAATGATGGCATGGATGCTTGGATTTTGGACGTGGATGACACTTGCTTATCTAATCTCTTCTACTACAAGAGCAAGCGATACGG GTGCGATCCTTTTGATTCATCTGGGTTCAAGGCATGGGCAAGGACTGGAGGGTGCCCAGCAGTTCCTGGTATGCTGGGACTTTTTAGCAAGCTGGTGAATAGTGGGTTTAAGGTGTTCATGGTCACAGGAAGAGATGAAGAGACCCTAGGCCAAATTACTACCGCAAACTTGCATGATCAGGGATTTGTTGGTTATGAACGGCTAATTTTGAG GACTCCAGTTTACAAAGGGCAGAGCGCAGTTGTGTACAAATCAAACGTTCGGAAGCAATTGGTAGAACAAGGTTACAGAATTTGGGGAAATATAGGAGACCAGTGGACTGATCTTCAAGGAGATTGTGTTGGCAACCGCACTTTTAAGCTTCCAAATCCCATGTACTTTGTCCCTTAA